The region AAGGGTGTGAGCGTCTTTGCATCTTCGGGTATAAATCAACTTTTTCGTGGTTTAGGTTGGACTACCCAACCCATGTGGGACGCGGCTGACCGATCGGTTCGGGACCGATCGAATCGGACTACAAGATGGCGGCCATGCTGCACCAGTCATCCGCGCCGCATGTGACAGCCAAGACTGCGATCATCAAACTATCGAACAGCAAGGGGCCACACGAATACAATTTGCGAGGATTTTGCAGAACTTCAAAAGCATGCTTGTAATCCGTCAACAAACCTTTGAGCATCGCCATCCATGGCCACCCTCCATTAGCACCCGCACCAGGTTCCGCAGCTTCCCGGCCACGGCAACTGCTCCTCGTACTCGGCGGAAGATCATTCATATTCACAACTTTCGATGCAAAATCGATACGTAAGCCGTGACCATCTTCTGCCTGCCGCCTGCTGATTACTGGATTTGCCGCAACAATGGAGACCACGCTGAAACAAAATCGATGGGCTTTCACTCCGTGCTGTTTTGAAGGATGATTCGCTCCGAGGAGGCGAGGATGACGCACGAATCTCTTCCAGCATCTCTTGCGCATTGGCGTCGAGCTGAAAGTTGGAATTACAAATTCTGATCCGGCACTATGAATCAGCAGATCAGGAACACCGTCAATTCAATGCCTGCGAGGCACGGTTGGGCACTGGTTGAGATGCACCTTGCCACGGTGTTGTTTGGGTTGACGGGACTGTTTGCCAAATTTGTCGAGGCCAGCCCCACGCTGATCACGGCGGGGCGAACGATGTTTGCGGCATCGACGATTTTGGTCGTCGGCAAAATCTTGAGACTCGATCTGTGTCTGCGGTCACGAGGCGACTTGGGGCAGTTGGCGCTGTCGGCAGCGCTGTTGGTGCTGCATTGGTTGGCGTTTTTTCATTCGATCCAGATTTCGACCGTCGCCATTGGCATGCTTGGATTTGCCAGTTTTCCACTGTTTGTAACACTACTGGAGCCGATTTGGTTTGAGGAGCGACTCGGTTGGATCGATCTGGTGGCCGTCGCGCTGGTCACCGGCGGGCTTGCGCTGCTGGCGCCGGAGTTTAGTTTTGAAAATCGAACCACGCTGGGGTTGGCGTGGGCAGTGCTGTCGGGGTTCTTGTACGCATTATTCGCGCTGCTGACACGCGCGGGTGTGAGGCGCTATTCGCAAGTGACGGTCAGCTTTTTCCAGCAGACAATTTGCTGCGCGCTGACTGTACCCCTGGCGATCGGCGAAATCGACCGACTAACAACCAAAAATATTGCACTACTGGCACTCCTGGGAATCATTTGCACAGCACTGGCTCACCTGCTATTTCTAGGCAGCTTGAAATCACTGCGGGCGCAAACAGCGAGCATTATTATCTGTCTAGAACCCGTCTATGGAATTTTGTTTGCCTGGCCGCTGCTTCATGAGATTCCCGATGCGCGCACGCTGCTCGGAGGCGGATTGATCTTGGCGACAGCGGCCGGTTCGACGTTGCACTGGGCTCGGCGGGCTCGGGCAATCGAAGTGCAAGGATAATCAGTTCGTCGATTGAAGGCAAAAATTGAAAGCAGTGACTTGACCTCGATGCGAGTCTCTGAGACGCTCGCGGATGTGTCTAGTTGCGGTCCAGGACTTTAAGGAGAAATTGAGATGGCCAAAGATGTTACGGTGCCGGAGCCGACGGTTGTACTCGATTTGATGGAGGCATTTCGACGCTCGAAAGTCATGTTTGCCGCAGTCAAGCTGGGAGTGTTCGATGCGCTGCAAAGCGGAGCGAAATCGTCGGCAGCGCTGGCGGCGGAATTGAACCTGAATGTTGACGCGATCCAGCGATTGCTGGGGGCTTGTGTCAGCTTGAATTTGCTGTCGCAACACGGCGAGCGATTTGAAAATACGACTACCGCGGCAACGTATCTCACTCGATCAAGCCCGCGTCGGTTGACCGGCTACATCAATTTCTCCAACGAGTTTGCCTGGAAGATGTGGGGAAATTTGGAAGACGCCATTCGCGAGGGAACGAATCGCTGGCAGCAGACATTTGGCTGGGAAGGAGGGATTTTCTCGCACCTGTTCTGCAATGAGAATGCCAAGCGTGAGTTTTTGATGGGGATGCATGGCTTCGGCATGATCAATTCGCCGCTGGTGGTTGGCGCGTTTGATTTGAGCCGGTTCCAGACGTTTTGCGACTTGGGGGGCGCTACGGGGCATATGGCGATTGCGGCTTGTGAGCGGTATCCGAATCTGCAGGCGATTGTATTTGACTTACCGGAAGCGTTGCCGCTGGCAAATGAGATCGTCGGCGCCTCGTCGGTTGCCGATCGCATTCGGCTGATGGGTGGAGATTTTTTTACCGATGCGCTGCCAGCATGCGATTTGATCGGATTGGGCCGGATTTTACACGATTGGCCGGAAGAAAAAATCAACCGGCTGCTACACAGCGTTCATGATCGCCTCCCCAGCGGCGGCGGATTGCTGGTCGCGGAAAAGTTACTGCGGGAAGACAAATCCGGCCCGCGGTGGGCGCAAATGCAGAATCTCAACATGCTGGCATGTGCCGAGGGCAAAGAACGCACGCTCGGCGAATACGAAAAGCTGCTATGCCATGCAGGTTTCTCGGACGTGATCGGTTGTCGCTTGCCGGTACCGGGAGATGTGATTCTGGCAATCAAACCGTGACGACCGCTGAACTTGCCCGGGTTGAATCGGACAAGCCAATAAAAAGGCCGCAAGCGGCGGGGCAGGAGCCGTTGCGGCCAAGAGGTGTCAGCAGAAGCTGACAAATGATAACCTACCAACTGTCGCCGGAGTTGTCAACTATCTAATTCTTTGGCGATTGCCAATTGCTTTCACAAACCGGCGAGTTCTACCACAAAGAATTCTGAGTGTTTTTGTGCCGTAATTGGGATGCATGCTGATGGTTGCCGCGATTTTCAGCGGAATTCCACGGGCCGAGATATTGGGGCATTTGGCGAGAACTGCGCGGCTATATACTGAGGATTTCCGGGTCGGTGGATGAACGCGGCTTATCTTGTCGTCGTAATTTGATACATTGGAACCAACGCCCTTGATTGTGACCCATCCTAGCCGGAGCTTCTTCGTATGGCGGTAACCGCGGCAGCTTTACGTGAGCTGCATCGAATTCATACTCAATTGGAAGATCTACGAGCCAGGCTCGACAGCGGGCCGAAGCAAATTCGCGTGCGCACGGCCGCGGTTGCCACCGCAGAAGAAAATATCGCGAAGCTACAAGCCGATATAAAGGCGGCTCGGGTGGCAATCGACCAAAAGCAGCTTCAACTCAAGAGTAGCGAATCCAAGATCGTCGATCTGAAAGTCAAACTGAATCAGGCCCAAAGCAATCGCGAGTATCAAGCTCTTAAAGATCAAATCGCTGCCGACGAGATGGCCGGCAGTGTGCTTGCCGACGAAATCTTGGAAGCGATGGAAAAAGTGGATGGCCAGAAGGCACAGGTGCCAGAGCTGGAAAGCCAGGTTGCCAAAGCGAAGGCGGACCTGACCGCAGTGCAGCAGCAAGTTCGTGCACAAGAAGAATTGTTGCGTAGTGACACCAAGCGGCTGGAAGGCGAACTGTTAAAGGCCGAAAACTCGCTCCCCGCGGACTTTCGCGATCTCTACGGGCGCGTCGTTAAAGCCAAAGGTCCGGACGGTATGGCGGCGATCGAAAACGGCAGTTGCGGCGGATGCTACCAGCAATTGACCGCCAACATGGTGAACGAAATCAACATGGAGCGCGTTGTGCTGTGCAAATCGTGCGGCCGAGTGCTGTATTTGCCCGAAGAAACTCGACCGGGACGAGAATCGTCTAGGTAGCGAACGCTTCGTCGATCAAGACGCTAAAATCCGACAGCAGCAGTGTGCGATAGGTGTCGTCGAGCCTTAACTCGTACTGACCGTACTTGCTTCTACTGCGCGACAGCACCATCGCTTTGCGCTTGATAGCGATCGGCGATCATCTATTATTGCACATCGATCGCGCCATTTTTTGGGCGCTTACAAATGTGGTCGCGCTCTTGATCGGATTGGCTACCGTCGACGAACTCAACATTCAATCCAGGGATGCGACTTTATCCGTCTTTACAGCACTGGTCCAGCGGGGCAAAATATCAGCGTCGGTCCGCCCCGCTGGGTCGGGCCGAGTTTTTTTGCGCCGCGCTGATTTCTTGAACGTACGGAGTTTGCAGTATGTCTGAATTGATCCCAATGACACATGCCGGCTACGACAAGCTTAAGGCCGAGTTGGATCATTTACAAAACGTCGAAATGCCCAAGATCGCCCAGCGCATCGCCACCGCGCGCTCCGAAGGTGATTTGAGTGAGAATGCCGAATATCACGGTGCCCGTGAATCGCAGGGCATGCTGCAGGCCAAAATCAACCTGCTTGCCGACAAGTTGGCTCGGGCGTCGATCATTGATACTTCGAAAGTGGATAAGGAAAAAGTATCGTTTGGCGCAACGGTGGTTGTCAACGATCTAGAATTCGGTGATGAAGAAACATTTATCTTAGTCGGGGCCGGCGAAGAGGATTACGACACTGGGAAGATCCTGGTTACCAGCCCACTGGCGCAAGGGCTGCTCGGCGCAATAGTTGGGCAGAAAGTCGAGATTCCGGTTCCGGCAGGAACGATGAAATTTGAGATCAAGGAAATTCGGTACGAGGATTGAATGGACGAGTTCAGGGCTCTGGATTCAGTCCTTCGAACAGCGCCGAGCCGATGCGGACGATCGTGGCGCCTGCTTCGATGGCCACGTCGAAGTCGCCGCTCATACCCATCGAAAGTTCTTCGAGAGCGATTTCTGGCGGCGCAGACGACTGCAACCGATCGCGCAGCTGGCGTAAACGAGAGAATTCCTGTCGCGCTTGCTCCAAATCTCCTTCACGGCTGGCCATTCCCATTAAGCCACGGATTTCGACGTGAGTGAGCCGGGCGATGGCTGGCAGTTGTCGTTCTACTTCGGCAGCGGTGAATCCATGTTTGCTGGCATCGCCGGAGATATTAATTTCCAAGAGCAGCGGTACGCGTCGGCCGTCGACGGCTGCCGCTGCGTCGATTGCTTGTAGCAGTCGCATGCTGTCGCCCGCATGGATCATCGACACTAGCGGCAGCGTGCGTTGGACTTTGTTGCGCTGCAAGTGGCCAATCAAGTGCCAGCAGACCGCCTGGTCTGCGAGCGCCGCGGCTTTATTCCACAACACTTGGGGGCGGCTTTCACCCAAATCGTAAATTCCCAGCGCGATTAGATCGTGGACAACGTTGACCGGCGCCGATTTGGTCACGGCGACTAGTTTCACTGCGCCAGGCGGTCGCCCGC is a window of Pirellulales bacterium DNA encoding:
- a CDS encoding DMT family transporter yields the protein MPARHGWALVEMHLATVLFGLTGLFAKFVEASPTLITAGRTMFAASTILVVGKILRLDLCLRSRGDLGQLALSAALLVLHWLAFFHSIQISTVAIGMLGFASFPLFVTLLEPIWFEERLGWIDLVAVALVTGGLALLAPEFSFENRTTLGLAWAVLSGFLYALFALLTRAGVRRYSQVTVSFFQQTICCALTVPLAIGEIDRLTTKNIALLALLGIICTALAHLLFLGSLKSLRAQTASIIICLEPVYGILFAWPLLHEIPDARTLLGGGLILATAAGSTLHWARRARAIEVQG
- a CDS encoding homocysteine methyltransferase, with the translated sequence MPEPTVVLDLMEAFRRSKVMFAAVKLGVFDALQSGAKSSAALAAELNLNVDAIQRLLGACVSLNLLSQHGERFENTTTAATYLTRSSPRRLTGYINFSNEFAWKMWGNLEDAIREGTNRWQQTFGWEGGIFSHLFCNENAKREFLMGMHGFGMINSPLVVGAFDLSRFQTFCDLGGATGHMAIAACERYPNLQAIVFDLPEALPLANEIVGASSVADRIRLMGGDFFTDALPACDLIGLGRILHDWPEEKINRLLHSVHDRLPSGGGLLVAEKLLREDKSGPRWAQMQNLNMLACAEGKERTLGEYEKLLCHAGFSDVIGCRLPVPGDVILAIKP
- a CDS encoding phospholipase yields the protein MAVTAAALRELHRIHTQLEDLRARLDSGPKQIRVRTAAVATAEENIAKLQADIKAARVAIDQKQLQLKSSESKIVDLKVKLNQAQSNREYQALKDQIAADEMAGSVLADEILEAMEKVDGQKAQVPELESQVAKAKADLTAVQQQVRAQEELLRSDTKRLEGELLKAENSLPADFRDLYGRVVKAKGPDGMAAIENGSCGGCYQQLTANMVNEINMERVVLCKSCGRVLYLPEETRPGRESSR
- the greA gene encoding transcription elongation factor GreA — translated: MSELIPMTHAGYDKLKAELDHLQNVEMPKIAQRIATARSEGDLSENAEYHGARESQGMLQAKINLLADKLARASIIDTSKVDKEKVSFGATVVVNDLEFGDEETFILVGAGEEDYDTGKILVTSPLAQGLLGAIVGQKVEIPVPAGTMKFEIKEIRYED
- a CDS encoding YggS family pyridoxal phosphate-dependent enzyme; its protein translation is MNRLAENLAHVKRRIASAALRSGRPPGAVKLVAVTKSAPVNVVHDLIALGIYDLGESRPQVLWNKAAALADQAVCWHLIGHLQRNKVQRTLPLVSMIHAGDSMRLLQAIDAAAAVDGRRVPLLLEINISGDASKHGFTAAEVERQLPAIARLTHVEIRGLMGMASREGDLEQARQEFSRLRQLRDRLQSSAPPEIALEELSMGMSGDFDVAIEAGATIVRIGSALFEGLNPEP